In Erpetoichthys calabaricus chromosome 6, fErpCal1.3, whole genome shotgun sequence, one genomic interval encodes:
- the crhb gene encoding corticotropin releasing hormone b produces the protein MKLHLLVCTAALLVAFLPRRQCRPAESGGAAQTGVDPQTDLQQQSLPVLVRMGEEYFIRLGNAHLSLSNVPPDTLSRALQVQLTQRLLQGKIGNVSRLVKHYADQTDGSIQKGKRSEEPPISLDLTFHLLREVLEMARAEQLAQQAHNNRKMMEVIGK, from the coding sequence ATGAAGCTGCATTTGCTCGTTTGCACCGCTGCCCTGCTAGTTGCGTTTCTACCACGTCGTCAATGTCGACCAGCCGAGAGTGGCGGAGCAGCTCAGACCGGCGTCGATCCTCAAACAGATCTCCAGCAGCAGTCTCTTCCAGTACTGGTGCGAATGGGAGAGGAGTACTTCATTCGGCTTGGAAATGCGCATCTGTCCTTATCAAATGTGCCTCCCGACACGCTGTCCAGAGCTCTGCAGGTTCAACTTACTCAGCGGCTTTTGCAAGGTAAAATTGGCAACGTCAGCCGGCTGGTGAAACACTATGCTGACCAGACAGACGGCTCAATACAGAAGGGGAAGCGTTCTGAGGAGCCCCCCATTTCACTGGACCTGACCTTCCATCTCCTCCGAGAGGTTCTGGAAATGGCTCGAGCTGAGCAACTGGCCCAACAGGCGCACAACAACAGGAAAATGATGGAGGTCATCGGAAAGTGA